Genomic segment of Coffea arabica cultivar ET-39 chromosome 1e, Coffea Arabica ET-39 HiFi, whole genome shotgun sequence:
CAACATGAACTTCCGGCAACTATTGGCTATATACACTTATAGTCTATgctcactacaacaaaaatggtcTTTTCTGACATGCCTATAAGGACACTTGCTGGTTTTTATCATTATAGCACTCCTATCATGACACTTATTAGCAATTCAATAATAtatactctaattttttttttgttttatcagatataaaataataatgtgCCTTTAGACTACCTAACATGACACTTGAGAAAATGTGagatgtaccaaaaaaaaaagaaagacacaaAACGGCATCGTTTGATTTTGGCGGAAGATTCATTTGCTCTAAAACactcaaaattttcattctaCCGGCCAAAACACTTAGTCAAAACACTTacccaaaattttcattttccagCTCCACCATTTCCAGCCCCCCTCCCCCTCTCTCTGTGGAGGTGTTGGGCGTACTGCTCAGGCCAAGAATAGGCATTCAAATGGACAGGGTCGCTGGCCTGTTAAATCTGCTAGCTTCATTTTGGATTTGCTCAAGAATGCTGAAAGCAATGCAGAGGTTTGTCTATGTAGGTGAAAGGCTTGGATGTGGATTCACTTTTCATTTCTCACATTCAAGTGAATCAAGCACATAAACAAAGACGCCGCACATATCATGCCCATGGAAGAATAAACCGTATGTCCGATAGATGACTTTTTTCAGTTTTCTATTTTGTCTATTAACCTCAATGTATGATCTTTTTGGCTAGCCTACATGTCTTCCCCCTGCCATATTGAGTTGATTTTGTCCGAGAAGGAAGAGCCTGTCAAAAAGGAGGTAATACATACTTGTAGAGTGTGACTATTTTGTTATGGATTTGTTGTCCATAACTTGTTCGATAAAATGTCAAGTAGAATGCAAACCTTTGGTGAGGTGCAGATCTAGGTGGAAGGACCCCGCGGGAAGCTTACTCGCAATTTCAAGCATCTCAACCTCGACTTCCAGCTCATCACCGATGAGGCCACCGGAAAGAGGAAGCTCAAGGTCGATGCTTGGTTCGGCTCCCAGAAGACTACCGCCGCCATTCGCACTTTCCTCAGCCACGTTGAGAACTTCTATCAGCCACGTTAAACTGACTCAGCTAACGGTCTTCCATTTATTGCCAGGGTGTTGCCAAGAACCTGCCAAGTATGTGTACTAGATATCGGGATCCAACTTCAGTAAGTCTTTTTCATCTTTACTGCCACAATTGCCGCAATGCTGTTGTACTAGAGAATTTTCATGTTTCCAAGTTCAcagttgattttcattttctttttcagtgCTTCTTCCCTCAGAACCTGATTGACAACGTAAAAACTCCTCTTTTTATTCTTAATGCCGCCTATGATTCATGGCAGGTAATGCAACCTCTTTCATGAGTATTTCTTGTGCTACGTGCAGATTTTTCTGAATGATGGGAATGAGAAATTAATTATTTGgcattctcatttttttttattcaggTCCAGGCTAGCTTAGCTTCTCCTACAGGAGTTTGGAATCTGCCAACTGGTGTAGTAAATGAGGTGTAGTA
This window contains:
- the LOC113689260 gene encoding pectin acetylesterase 6-like — protein: MCTRYRDPTSCFFPQNLIDNVKTPLFILNAAYDSWQVQASLASPTGVWNLPTGVVNEGEDISAAAIREVKEETGIETRFLEVLAFR